One stretch of Gouania willdenowi chromosome 16, fGouWil2.1, whole genome shotgun sequence DNA includes these proteins:
- the LOC114477550 gene encoding glycoprotein endo-alpha-1,2-mannosidase-like protein: MARLRRKACVALFLFILFIFGALMALRTMKPSDGFSDLAPGLDLMSMIRSKMERGSSTTSSALGQAPAPAPGPGPGLGPGAKTKEVLSNFGPEGTVFYDVHIFYYTWYGNPYLDGKYIHWDHILVPHWDPKIASSYPRGRHMPPEDIGSSFYPELNPYSSRDPHVLESHMEQIGASAAGVLVLSWYPPGLADDNGEPAEDLVPSVLDAAYRHNLKVAFHIQPYRERNDQTVHDNVKYIIDRYGDHGAFYKFTSSTGKSLPLFYIYDSYLTPPESWSEFLSPTGSHSVRNSAYDSIFIALIVEERHKHDILAGGFDGMYTYFASNGFSFGSSHQNWKTIKAFCDGNNLLFIPSVGPGYIDTSIRPWNNHNTRNRVNGRYYETALQAALNVRPEMVAITSFNEWHEGTQIERAVPKKTATHVYLDYQPHGPDHYLELTRRWAEQFNKEKEQWLM; encoded by the exons ATGGCCAGACTCCGGAGGAAAGCATGTGTggctctttttcttttcatcctcttTATCTTTGGGGCCCTGATGGCTCTGAGGACCATGAAGCCCAGTGACGGATTCTCAGATCTGGCTCCGGGTTTGGATCTGATGTCCATGATCAGGAGTAAGATGGAGCGGGGATCCAGCACCACCTCCTCCGCCCTGGGACAAGCGCCAGCACCagctcctggtcctggtcctggtcttGGACCTGGAGCTAAAACTAAAGAAGTTTTGTCCAACTTTGGCCCCGAGGGCACCGTGTTTTACGACGTCCACATCTTCTACTACACGTGGTACGGGAACCCATACCTGGACGGTAAATACATCCACTGGGACCACATCCTGGTCCCGCACTGGGACCCAAAGATCGCCTCCAGCTACCCGCGGGGTAGACACATGCCTCCCGAGGACATCGGCTCCAGTTTCTACCCGGAACTCAACCCGTACAGCTCGAGGGACCCGCACGTGCTGGAGTCCCACATGGAGCAGATCGGAGCCTCTGCAGCAG GAGTACTGGTTCTGTCCTGGTATCCTCCAGGATTAGCTGATGACAACGGAGAACCTGCAGAGGATTTGGTTCCTTCCGTACTGGATGCCGCATACAGACATAACCTCAAG GTCGCTTTTCATATCCAGCCATACCGAGAACGCAACGACCAGACCGTGCACGACAACGTCAAGTACATTATCGACAG GTATGGAGACCATGGAGCTTTCTACAAGTTCACGTCTAGCACAGGAAAGAGTCTTCCTCTATTCTACATCTACGACTCCTACCTAACTCCTCCAGAGTCCTGGTCGGAGTTTCTATCCCCCACCGGCTCCCACAGCGTACGCAACTCCGCTTACGACTCTATCTTTATCGCCTTGATCGTGGAGGAACGTCACAAGCATGATATCCTGGCTGGCGGCTTCGACGGCATGTACACCTACTTCGCCTCCAACGGGTTCTCCTTTGGCTCCTCCCACCAGAACTGGAAGACTATCAAAGCCTTCTGCGATGGAAACAACCTGCTGTTCATCCCCAGCGTGGGGCCGGGTTACATCGACACCAGCATCCGACCGTGGAACAACCACAACACACGGAACAGGGTGAACGGTCGCTACTACGAGACGGCCCTGCAGGCAGCGCTCAACGTGCGTCCAGAGATGGTCGCCATAACGTCCTTTAACGAGTGGCACGAGGGCACGCAGATAGAGCGGGCAGTGCCCAAGAAAACAGCCACCCACGTCTACCTGGACTACCAACCACACGGACCCGATCATTACCTAGAGCTGACGCGACGATGGGCCGAGCAGTTCAACAAAGAGAAGGAGCAGTGGCTCATGTGA